Proteins from a single region of Runella sp. SP2:
- a CDS encoding MATE family efflux transporter, with amino-acid sequence MRKFFDLFLQALKGEEHEYTSGSINRAIFLLSVPMILEMVMESLFAVVDIFFVSKVNTDAVATVGLTESVLTLVYSVAIGLSTAATAIVSRRIGEKQHAEAGHAAAQVILVSVVLGIAIGLGGFFGAETILRAMGGSENLIASGSNFTRIIFASSPAIILLYTLSGVLRGGGDAAVAMRSLWIANGVNMLLCPLFIFGWGPVPAFGVAGSAMATTIGRSLGVLYQLYALTKGNGAVKVLASQLKADFGIIRNLISVSAGGTGQFLIASASWVFLTRILSDFGPQIVAGYTIAIRVIVFTILPSWGMANAAATLVGQNLGANKPERAETSVWRAAFFNFVFLAVVAVIFFVFSANIISWFNDDPATVATGVNCLRIICFGYLFFAYGMVISQSFNGAGDTLTPTLMNLVCFWAIEIPLAYFLAKYLDLGPNGVYISVAFSESMLAVVGILLFRRGKWKTKKV; translated from the coding sequence ATGCGTAAATTTTTTGATTTATTTTTACAAGCCCTCAAAGGCGAAGAGCACGAATACACTTCGGGCAGTATCAATCGCGCCATTTTTTTACTATCAGTACCCATGATTTTAGAAATGGTCATGGAATCGCTCTTTGCAGTTGTCGATATTTTCTTTGTTTCTAAAGTCAACACCGACGCCGTGGCAACGGTAGGACTTACCGAGTCTGTCTTAACGCTTGTTTACTCAGTGGCCATTGGCCTTAGCACGGCTGCTACCGCCATTGTATCGCGACGTATTGGCGAAAAACAGCACGCCGAAGCAGGCCATGCCGCAGCGCAGGTTATTTTGGTATCAGTTGTGCTAGGCATCGCGATTGGGCTTGGTGGCTTTTTTGGGGCAGAAACCATCCTACGCGCCATGGGTGGCAGCGAAAACCTCATTGCCTCGGGTTCTAACTTTACCCGAATTATCTTTGCCAGTAGCCCCGCTATTATTTTGCTTTACACCCTCAGCGGCGTTTTACGCGGAGGCGGAGATGCCGCCGTGGCAATGCGTTCGCTCTGGATTGCCAACGGCGTCAATATGCTTCTTTGTCCGCTTTTTATCTTTGGCTGGGGGCCTGTACCTGCATTTGGAGTAGCAGGCTCGGCCATGGCCACAACCATAGGTCGCAGTCTTGGCGTTCTGTACCAACTATATGCCTTAACCAAGGGGAACGGAGCGGTCAAAGTGCTTGCATCGCAGCTCAAGGCCGATTTTGGCATTATTCGTAACCTTATCAGTGTTTCGGCGGGTGGTACAGGGCAATTCCTTATTGCTTCCGCGAGTTGGGTATTCCTGACGCGTATTTTGTCAGATTTTGGCCCTCAAATTGTGGCTGGCTATACCATCGCTATTCGCGTTATTGTATTTACCATTTTACCTTCGTGGGGCATGGCCAATGCCGCCGCCACTTTGGTAGGGCAAAACCTTGGCGCAAACAAGCCCGAACGCGCCGAAACCTCGGTTTGGCGAGCAGCCTTTTTCAATTTTGTATTTTTGGCCGTTGTTGCTGTCATATTTTTTGTCTTTTCGGCCAATATTATTAGCTGGTTCAACGACGACCCCGCCACGGTTGCCACGGGCGTCAACTGCCTCCGAATCATTTGTTTTGGATATTTATTTTTTGCTTATGGGATGGTTATCAGTCAATCGTTCAACGGCGCAGGAGATACCCTGACCCCAACTCTCATGAACTTGGTTTGCTTTTGGGCTATCGAAATACCCCTTGCTTATTTCTTAGCAAAATACCTCGACTTAGGCCCCAACGGCGTGTATATTTCCGTCGCATTCAGCGAGTCAATGCTAGCTGTGGTAGGTATTCTCCTTTTTAGACGCGGAAAGTGGAAAACCAAGAAGGTATAG
- a CDS encoding 4'-phosphopantetheinyl transferase superfamily protein — MPIVRQWTVFEECLLLIWEIFEPIEELQKGLVATAEEWTEYETISHPQKRLEWITGRRATQSIVEASGRIYTGMRKDNFGKPFLNNAVAEISLTHTAKFVVVALHPSVSIGVDLERVAPKLARVAPKFLSDSETTHAGEQLERLCTYWCAKEALYKLHGTRNLSFKEEIFVHPFTNENDFFTGEIFPIHTPLPRQQHRLYRFRVDDFLGVLAV, encoded by the coding sequence ATGCCTATCGTTCGCCAGTGGACTGTTTTTGAGGAATGTTTGCTCCTGATTTGGGAGATTTTTGAGCCTATCGAAGAATTGCAAAAAGGACTTGTGGCCACTGCCGAAGAATGGACCGAATACGAGACTATTTCTCATCCACAAAAAAGATTGGAATGGATAACAGGCAGACGAGCGACGCAGTCGATTGTAGAAGCCAGTGGGCGTATTTATACAGGGATGCGGAAAGACAATTTTGGAAAACCGTTTTTGAACAATGCCGTAGCGGAAATTTCGCTTACGCACACGGCGAAGTTTGTGGTGGTGGCCTTGCACCCGTCGGTATCCATTGGCGTGGACTTAGAACGAGTAGCGCCCAAGCTAGCCCGCGTGGCGCCCAAATTCCTTTCGGATTCAGAAACAACCCACGCGGGCGAGCAACTAGAGCGCCTTTGCACGTACTGGTGTGCCAAGGAAGCATTGTATAAACTGCACGGTACCCGAAATTTGAGTTTTAAAGAGGAGATTTTTGTTCACCCTTTTACCAACGAAAACGACTTTTTTACGGGCGAAATTTTCCCCATTCATACCCCACTGCCGCGCCAACAACACCGCCTGTACCGTTTTCGGGTGGACGATTTTTTGGGGGTGTTGGCGGTGTAA
- a CDS encoding OmpH family outer membrane protein has protein sequence MKRTLTVAFLAIIALVSFESKAQQATTKIGWTNVDYVMTLLPDYKKIENELTIQQQQIEKAMQEKSKEFEDKYKAFQQNAAKWSDIIRADKEKELNRLQTDFQDFQRSSQESLQKKQQQLLQPVMVKIQGAIDAVGKENGYTYIFNMDAGANTTPIILFAGSEELNVSNLILKKLGVDPAEVEKQQKAAAEAAVQQLQQKAGGATPPATQPATKPATQTPATPAKKN, from the coding sequence ATGAAACGTACATTGACTGTAGCCTTCCTTGCGATTATTGCTTTAGTGAGTTTTGAAAGCAAAGCACAACAGGCTACGACCAAAATCGGTTGGACCAACGTGGACTACGTGATGACGTTGTTGCCCGACTATAAGAAAATTGAGAACGAGCTTACGATTCAGCAGCAGCAAATTGAAAAAGCGATGCAAGAGAAATCGAAAGAGTTCGAAGACAAGTACAAGGCTTTCCAACAAAATGCTGCTAAATGGTCTGATATCATTCGTGCAGATAAAGAAAAAGAATTGAACCGCCTTCAAACGGACTTTCAGGATTTCCAGCGCTCTTCACAAGAGTCATTACAGAAAAAGCAACAACAATTGCTTCAACCTGTGATGGTGAAAATCCAAGGAGCTATCGACGCTGTTGGCAAAGAAAACGGCTATACCTACATCTTTAACATGGATGCAGGAGCTAACACAACTCCTATCATCTTGTTTGCAGGTTCGGAAGAATTGAACGTTAGCAACTTGATTTTGAAAAAATTGGGTGTTGACCCTGCGGAAGTTGAAAAACAACAAAAAGCCGCAGCAGAAGCAGCTGTTCAACAATTGCAGCAAAAAGCAGGTGGCGCAACGCCCCCTGCCACGCAGCCTGCAACCAAGCCAGCGACTCAAACGCCTGCAACTCCAGCAAAGAAAAACTAA
- a CDS encoding GLPGLI family protein gives MKNRLNFLIVGLLWIANSVYAQSTEGMVTYEHKSYWTKINARLTFLSKEEKDRMKLTWGNEDGYGVKMKLYFDEKQSLYTYFSDQGQSEDGQWSWRQDDYLIHRNFDANKLIEHHEMLGKTYLMEDSLVTYNWRVQNQIKDVAGYICMKAETFDPVKNQKITAWFAQDIPVAAGPERYFGLPGLILELDINDGDVVVSAQKVELKNVQKELALPKMKGKKIKVADYNQMIQKHIAESMKAQRNPFWSMRY, from the coding sequence ATGAAAAATAGATTGAACTTTTTGATAGTGGGTCTGTTGTGGATAGCCAACAGTGTGTATGCCCAATCGACGGAAGGAATGGTCACGTACGAGCATAAAAGCTACTGGACAAAAATCAACGCTAGGCTTACTTTCTTAAGCAAAGAAGAAAAAGACCGTATGAAACTGACCTGGGGAAATGAGGACGGGTACGGCGTAAAAATGAAATTGTATTTTGACGAAAAGCAAAGTCTTTATACGTATTTCAGTGACCAAGGTCAAAGCGAAGATGGCCAATGGTCGTGGCGGCAAGACGATTACCTGATTCACCGTAATTTTGACGCCAATAAGCTTATTGAGCACCACGAAATGTTGGGAAAAACGTACCTGATGGAAGATTCCTTGGTAACTTACAATTGGCGGGTACAAAACCAAATCAAAGACGTGGCGGGTTACATTTGTATGAAAGCGGAGACATTTGACCCTGTTAAAAATCAAAAGATTACGGCATGGTTTGCGCAAGACATTCCTGTGGCGGCGGGCCCTGAGCGTTATTTTGGCTTACCAGGCTTGATCTTGGAACTAGATATCAACGACGGCGACGTAGTGGTATCGGCCCAGAAAGTGGAGCTTAAAAACGTGCAGAAAGAACTTGCTTTACCCAAAATGAAAGGAAAGAAAATCAAAGTAGCCGATTACAATCAAATGATTCAAAAGCACATTGCGGAAAGCATGAAAGCGCAGCGAAACCCTTTCTGGTCGATGCGTTATTGA
- a CDS encoding WD40 repeat domain-containing protein → MQSFGVTLHKNTGVWNFMLQVTKIDTFSGHRDCVYALQPSAEGKHFYSAGGDGMIVKWDLTRPDWGDVVAQVPASVYALAFDTTQNQLWVGQNYEGIQVIDPLEKRVVASAQLTTAAIFDIVFFENQAFLALSDGVVIVMDRQAFAVRKHIKASQQSARCISINALTREIAIGYSDNCIRVFGIDELDLRHTWEAHTNSVFSVCFSPDGRYLLSGSRDAHLKIWDVTNGYALHQDVVAHLFAINHLTYSPDQRLFASCSMDKSIKLWDATTFRLLKVIDRARHAGHGTSINKLLWTSFHNQLISASDDRRISVWDIKTN, encoded by the coding sequence ATGCAATCTTTTGGTGTAACTTTGCACAAAAATACGGGCGTTTGGAATTTTATGCTTCAAGTAACTAAAATAGACACATTTTCTGGTCACCGCGACTGCGTGTATGCGCTTCAACCTTCGGCAGAAGGCAAGCATTTTTATTCAGCTGGTGGCGACGGCATGATTGTCAAGTGGGACCTAACCCGTCCCGACTGGGGAGATGTAGTGGCACAAGTACCTGCCTCCGTCTATGCTTTAGCATTTGACACTACCCAAAACCAACTTTGGGTAGGACAAAACTACGAAGGGATTCAGGTCATTGACCCGCTCGAAAAACGCGTTGTCGCTTCGGCACAACTGACCACAGCCGCTATTTTTGACATTGTTTTTTTTGAAAACCAAGCGTTTCTAGCCCTTTCAGACGGCGTTGTGATTGTAATGGACCGTCAGGCGTTTGCCGTTCGTAAGCATATCAAAGCCAGTCAGCAGTCAGCGCGGTGTATCTCCATTAATGCCCTCACCCGCGAAATAGCCATCGGTTATAGCGATAACTGCATCCGCGTGTTTGGTATCGACGAGCTAGACTTACGACACACGTGGGAAGCCCATACCAATTCCGTTTTCTCAGTTTGTTTCTCGCCCGACGGCCGTTATTTACTATCGGGAAGCCGCGACGCACACTTAAAGATTTGGGACGTAACCAATGGCTACGCACTTCATCAAGACGTTGTCGCTCACCTTTTCGCCATCAATCACCTTACTTACAGCCCCGACCAACGGTTGTTTGCCTCGTGTAGCATGGACAAATCAATCAAGCTATGGGACGCAACCACTTTCCGACTTCTCAAAGTGATTGACCGTGCGCGACATGCAGGCCACGGTACATCCATCAATAAACTCCTTTGGACATCCTTTCACAATCAACTCATTTCAGCCAGCGACGACCGTCGAATTTCGGTCTGGGACATAAAGACCAACTAA
- the bamA gene encoding outer membrane protein assembly factor BamA yields MKKFNQLIRLVSFFSVFFMTAVCLHAQQLGLGRNTPATTSAPKDEAINYAEPKDYVVAEIIVTGNQFLDPNSMISMSGLRVGDKIKVPGDAINGAIKKLMDQKILEDVEILARKIEGEQIWLEIRIKEQSRLFKVEFDGIRKGEKESLNDKIKLPKGRIISNTMIKNTQLAVKRYFIDKGFMNVKVRINQISDSTRGNATLKILVTKGAKVKIRQIVFNGRQEILEGKLRNKLKGTKQMRFGRLFTPSKFIPKKYEEDKEKIIELYNKNGFRDATIISDSIIQNPGEKTIDVVLNIEEGPRYYIRDITWQGNYLRTTEQLNKVFGLKKGDIYNPEEIQKRLEANPGQDVSSLYMDDGYLYYNCRAIEKSVEGDSIDLEMRIFEGKQATINKIILNGNTKTSDHVVLRELFTLPGQKFSKTEIINTQRQLSQLGYFDAEKIGINPIPHPEDGTVDIEYTVEEKPSDQIELSGGWGGYIGFVGTLGLVFNNFSTKNITNLKAWKPLPSGDGQKLAIRFQASGRQFQTYTLSFSEPWLGGKKPVNFGINLSHTVYRTVDYNNLYTRSTSGLTFLGSYKNTGVTISLGKRLKIPDRYFVLSTALSYQRYRMDSLDLFGIGYPNGVSNNVTLNLTLSRNTIDNPQFPRGGSSFSLSGTFTPPYSAITGNTSFSTKEAQYKWVEYHKWMFDATWYQTVAGKLVLSTRAHLGFLGRYNQNLSISPFERFVLGGSGLAGYGMFALAQDIIGLRGYTDRSLVPIYNRLSTVDASQSTSTTASSVSSLGGVAYSKYVMELRYPLSLNPSATIFGLVFAEAGNNWGTDQPQKKYKDYNPFDLKRSAGVGARIFMPAFGLIGIDWAYGFDPLPGQTNRSGPQFHFTIGQQIR; encoded by the coding sequence ATGAAAAAATTCAACCAACTTATCCGTCTCGTTAGCTTTTTTAGTGTTTTCTTCATGACCGCCGTATGCCTTCATGCGCAGCAGCTGGGCCTTGGACGAAACACCCCTGCAACTACGTCTGCCCCGAAAGACGAAGCTATCAACTATGCGGAACCTAAAGACTATGTCGTTGCCGAAATTATTGTAACTGGCAACCAATTTTTGGATCCTAACTCCATGATTTCAATGTCGGGATTGAGAGTAGGCGACAAAATCAAAGTTCCTGGCGATGCCATCAATGGAGCTATTAAAAAATTGATGGATCAAAAAATCTTGGAAGATGTCGAAATTTTAGCTCGCAAAATCGAAGGCGAACAAATCTGGTTGGAGATTCGCATCAAAGAGCAATCACGTCTTTTCAAAGTCGAGTTTGACGGCATTCGGAAGGGAGAAAAAGAGTCTCTTAATGATAAAATCAAGCTTCCTAAAGGGCGTATCATCTCTAACACGATGATTAAAAACACCCAATTGGCCGTAAAACGCTATTTTATCGACAAAGGCTTCATGAACGTGAAGGTCAGAATTAACCAGATTTCAGACTCCACGCGCGGCAATGCAACGCTCAAAATCCTAGTTACCAAAGGCGCAAAAGTGAAGATTCGTCAAATTGTGTTCAATGGTCGTCAAGAAATATTGGAAGGAAAACTTAGGAATAAATTGAAGGGGACAAAACAAATGCGTTTTGGCCGTCTTTTTACGCCTTCAAAATTCATTCCTAAGAAATACGAAGAAGACAAAGAGAAAATCATTGAACTCTACAACAAAAATGGGTTCCGTGATGCGACCATAATCTCCGACTCCATTATTCAGAACCCAGGGGAGAAAACCATTGATGTGGTGTTGAACATCGAAGAAGGACCGCGCTACTACATCCGTGATATTACTTGGCAAGGTAACTACCTTCGTACCACCGAACAACTCAACAAGGTATTTGGCCTTAAAAAAGGAGATATTTACAACCCTGAAGAAATTCAGAAACGCCTTGAAGCCAACCCAGGCCAAGACGTAAGCTCGCTGTACATGGACGACGGTTATTTGTACTACAACTGCCGCGCCATCGAAAAATCCGTTGAAGGGGATTCTATCGACCTTGAGATGCGCATTTTTGAAGGAAAACAAGCGACCATCAACAAGATTATTTTGAATGGTAATACCAAGACCAGCGACCACGTGGTGCTGCGCGAGTTATTTACGCTGCCAGGCCAAAAATTTAGCAAAACAGAAATTATCAACACCCAACGTCAATTGTCGCAGTTAGGGTATTTTGATGCTGAAAAAATTGGAATTAACCCTATTCCTCACCCAGAAGATGGGACAGTGGACATTGAATATACCGTAGAAGAAAAGCCAAGTGACCAAATTGAGCTTTCTGGTGGTTGGGGTGGATACATCGGTTTTGTAGGTACGTTAGGACTTGTCTTCAACAACTTCTCTACCAAAAACATCACAAACCTCAAAGCATGGAAACCTCTTCCGTCGGGCGATGGGCAGAAATTGGCCATACGTTTCCAAGCAAGTGGCCGTCAGTTTCAGACATATACGCTTAGTTTCTCGGAACCGTGGTTGGGTGGTAAAAAACCTGTCAACTTTGGAATCAACCTGAGTCATACAGTATATCGTACGGTTGATTACAACAACCTCTACACTCGTTCTACAAGCGGGCTAACATTTTTAGGCTCTTACAAAAACACAGGAGTTACCATTTCACTAGGCAAGCGCCTCAAAATACCTGATCGTTACTTTGTATTAAGTACCGCACTTTCATACCAAAGATATAGAATGGACAGCCTTGACTTGTTTGGTATTGGCTATCCAAACGGGGTTTCAAACAACGTAACCTTGAACTTAACATTGTCACGGAATACGATTGATAATCCTCAGTTCCCGCGTGGCGGTTCATCATTCTCATTGAGTGGCACTTTTACTCCGCCTTATTCTGCCATCACAGGAAATACGTCTTTCTCGACAAAAGAAGCACAGTACAAATGGGTAGAGTACCACAAGTGGATGTTTGATGCGACATGGTACCAAACCGTAGCAGGCAAGCTGGTATTAAGTACCCGCGCTCACCTTGGTTTCTTGGGTAGATACAACCAAAACTTATCTATCAGTCCATTTGAACGCTTTGTACTAGGAGGCTCGGGATTGGCAGGTTATGGTATGTTTGCTTTGGCCCAAGACATCATCGGTTTGAGGGGATATACCGACCGCTCGCTTGTACCTATCTACAACCGACTTAGTACTGTGGATGCCTCACAAAGTACCAGCACAACCGCAAGCAGTGTAAGTAGTCTTGGAGGGGTTGCTTATAGCAAGTACGTGATGGAATTACGTTATCCACTTTCGCTTAACCCATCAGCAACCATCTTTGGTTTGGTGTTTGCAGAAGCAGGAAACAACTGGGGTACCGATCAACCTCAAAAGAAATACAAAGACTACAACCCGTTTGACTTGAAACGTTCGGCTGGGGTTGGAGCGCGTATCTTCATGCCAGCCTTCGGTTTGATTGGTATCGACTGGGCGTATGGATTCGACCCGCTACCTGGGCAAACAAACCGAAGTGGACCACAATTCCACTTTACGATTGGACAACAAATTCGCTAG
- the galE gene encoding UDP-glucose 4-epimerase GalE — MKILVTGGAGFIGSHTVVELHQSGFEPVIIDDFSNSEEKVLSRLESIIGRAVVSYSADCNDETALRQIFEKENFDGVIHFAASKAVGESVEKPLMYYQNNLGSTLAMLKVMQEFGVKSFVFSSSCTVYGQPDVLPVTEETPRQEAASPYGNTKRICEDIIRDVVISKTGLKAISLRYFNPVGAHESAQIGELPRGVPSNLVPYLTQAAAGLREKLTVFGDDYNTPDGTCIRDFIHVVDLAKAHVKALELLAKTEEDNFYDVFNVGTGEGVTVLRLIQTFEQVNNIKLNYAIGPRRAGDIEQIYAQVDKSHNVMGWKAEKTLEESLRDAWRWQQALAADNATV; from the coding sequence ATGAAAATATTGGTCACAGGAGGAGCTGGTTTTATTGGCTCTCATACGGTTGTTGAACTGCATCAGTCAGGTTTTGAGCCAGTTATCATTGATGACTTCAGTAACTCAGAAGAAAAAGTACTTAGCAGGCTAGAATCCATTATTGGGAGGGCTGTTGTGTCATACAGCGCCGATTGCAATGATGAGACAGCGTTGCGGCAAATATTTGAAAAAGAAAATTTCGATGGCGTGATTCATTTTGCGGCAAGTAAAGCCGTAGGAGAGTCGGTGGAAAAGCCATTGATGTATTACCAAAACAACTTAGGCTCTACGCTTGCGATGTTGAAAGTAATGCAGGAGTTTGGCGTAAAAAGCTTTGTATTTTCTTCGTCGTGCACGGTGTATGGACAACCTGACGTGCTACCTGTGACCGAAGAAACACCTCGTCAAGAAGCGGCTTCCCCGTACGGAAATACCAAGCGTATTTGTGAAGACATTATTCGTGACGTGGTCATCTCAAAAACGGGCCTTAAAGCCATTTCGTTGCGTTATTTTAATCCAGTAGGCGCGCATGAATCGGCGCAAATCGGGGAGCTGCCACGCGGCGTACCAAGCAATTTGGTGCCTTATTTGACGCAAGCTGCGGCGGGTTTACGTGAAAAATTAACGGTATTTGGGGACGACTACAACACGCCCGATGGCACTTGTATTCGTGACTTTATCCATGTGGTGGACTTGGCGAAAGCACACGTAAAAGCACTTGAGCTATTGGCCAAAACCGAAGAAGATAACTTTTATGACGTGTTCAACGTAGGAACGGGCGAAGGCGTAACGGTGCTTCGTTTGATTCAGACGTTTGAGCAAGTAAATAACATCAAGCTAAATTATGCAATCGGGCCTCGTCGTGCGGGTGATATTGAGCAAATTTACGCTCAGGTAGATAAGTCGCACAATGTGATGGGCTGGAAAGCTGAAAAAACGCTCGAAGAATCACTTCGGGATGCTTGGCGCTGGCAACAAGCGTTGGCAGCAGATAACGCAACTGTTTAA
- a CDS encoding transglutaminase-like domain-containing protein: MTEQEIKALVSLLDDDDKEVLQLVEKEIRQQREIIIPYLENEWEGAGFNPKIQRRIEELVHDLQFEVLLERLSNWHHGGAIDLLEGLWVIATYQYPDLSLESLRSDFEQFYYETWLEFKEDMHPIDQIRALNHVFFSKLKFGSNTKNFHAASNSMINIVLESRKGNPITLCCIYMIVAQRLNMPVYGVNLPNLFVLTYKKDAVQFYINVFNKGLVFMRSDIDHYIAQLNLKSNDSFYQPCSNLDILRRVLRNLTLAFEKTGDSDKVKEIERMSAVLQEPIEE, translated from the coding sequence ATGACAGAACAAGAAATCAAAGCGCTGGTTTCGCTTCTCGACGACGACGACAAAGAGGTGTTGCAGTTGGTTGAAAAAGAAATTAGACAGCAAAGAGAGATTATCATTCCCTATTTAGAGAATGAGTGGGAAGGTGCGGGCTTTAATCCAAAAATTCAGCGGCGCATCGAAGAATTAGTGCACGATCTTCAGTTTGAAGTCTTGCTTGAACGCCTGTCCAATTGGCACCACGGCGGCGCAATTGACTTACTGGAAGGACTCTGGGTGATTGCCACCTATCAATATCCTGATTTGTCGCTGGAAAGCCTCCGAAGCGACTTCGAACAGTTTTATTACGAAACATGGCTTGAGTTTAAAGAAGACATGCACCCGATTGATCAAATTCGAGCCTTGAATCACGTCTTTTTTTCAAAGCTAAAGTTTGGTTCAAACACCAAAAATTTCCACGCGGCAAGCAACTCGATGATCAACATCGTGTTGGAGTCTCGCAAGGGGAATCCCATTACCCTGTGTTGTATTTACATGATTGTGGCCCAACGCCTCAATATGCCCGTTTACGGGGTTAATTTACCCAACCTTTTTGTCCTTACTTACAAAAAAGACGCAGTGCAGTTTTATATCAATGTCTTTAACAAAGGTTTGGTATTTATGCGCTCCGACATTGACCATTACATTGCGCAACTCAATCTCAAGTCCAACGACTCGTTTTATCAGCCTTGTTCTAACCTCGACATCTTGCGTCGGGTTCTTCGGAACCTTACGCTTGCATTTGAAAAAACGGGCGATAGCGATAAAGTAAAAGAAATTGAGCGGATGTCGGCAGTGTTGCAGGAACCGATTGAGGAATAA
- a CDS encoding OmpH family outer membrane protein: MKTRGLLLILQFVLVTYSLSAQKWGYMDMEYVTSKMPEYQKAQTELDKFSERWAKEIQDKYTEIDRLQRLYQAEEVLLTDEMKRKRQQEIADKEREAKDYNNKIFGFEGMLFQKKKEIIKPITDQVYKAVERVCRQRRLDILLDKSSDFVIIYSNPVHDYTDYVIEELGLGTEEKEKNTKPATNSVNTPTTKTPATNTPANKVTKPKQ; encoded by the coding sequence ATGAAAACCCGTGGGCTTTTACTAATTTTGCAATTCGTCTTGGTAACCTACTCATTATCAGCCCAAAAATGGGGATATATGGATATGGAGTACGTGACGAGCAAAATGCCAGAATACCAAAAAGCGCAAACTGAGCTTGATAAGTTTTCGGAACGTTGGGCAAAAGAAATTCAAGATAAATATACCGAAATAGACCGCCTACAGCGGCTTTACCAAGCAGAAGAAGTACTTTTGACCGACGAAATGAAACGCAAGCGTCAGCAGGAAATCGCTGATAAAGAGCGTGAAGCCAAAGATTACAACAATAAAATTTTCGGATTTGAAGGGATGTTGTTTCAAAAGAAAAAAGAAATCATCAAACCCATCACCGATCAGGTTTATAAAGCAGTAGAACGCGTGTGTCGTCAGCGGAGATTAGATATACTACTTGACAAATCAAGTGATTTTGTCATTATCTATTCCAATCCAGTACATGACTATACTGATTATGTTATCGAAGAGCTTGGTTTAGGTACCGAAGAAAAAGAAAAAAATACTAAACCAGCGACTAATAGCGTTAATACGCCAACAACAAAAACACCAGCAACAAATACCCCAGCTAATAAAGTAACCAAACCAAAACAGTAG
- a CDS encoding isoprenyl transferase — MKEQIDRTRLPQHIAIVMDGNGRWAKQRGAMRVFGHRNAIKAVREATEGCAELGVKYLTLYAFSTENWGRPEAEVRALMELLVHTIGDELPTLQKNNVRLDTIGDTASLPKSCQKELLDAIDKTKGNTGLNLILALGYSGKWDIIQATQRLAQQVKDGSLKSEDITEDLLNQTLSTYPRPDVDLMLRTGGDHRISNFLLWQLAYAELYFYDEVFWPDFRREHLHEAILSFQQRERRFGKTSEQIVTEAK, encoded by the coding sequence ATGAAAGAACAGATAGACCGTACTAGACTTCCTCAACATATCGCCATCGTAATGGATGGTAACGGCCGCTGGGCCAAGCAGCGCGGCGCCATGCGGGTGTTTGGGCACAGAAACGCTATTAAAGCCGTGCGCGAAGCCACCGAAGGCTGCGCCGAGCTGGGCGTTAAGTACCTGACATTGTATGCGTTTTCGACCGAAAACTGGGGACGACCTGAGGCCGAAGTAAGGGCCTTGATGGAACTACTGGTACATACAATCGGCGATGAGCTTCCCACATTGCAAAAAAATAACGTAAGGCTTGACACCATTGGCGACACAGCTAGTTTGCCTAAATCTTGCCAGAAAGAGTTATTGGACGCCATAGATAAAACGAAGGGTAACACAGGACTTAATCTGATTTTGGCCTTAGGATATAGTGGCAAATGGGATATTATCCAAGCAACCCAACGTTTAGCGCAGCAAGTGAAAGACGGTTCGTTGAAGTCGGAAGACATTACCGAAGACTTACTTAACCAAACGCTCTCGACCTATCCCCGCCCCGATGTTGACCTGATGCTACGCACAGGAGGCGACCACCGCATCAGTAATTTCTTGTTGTGGCAGTTGGCCTATGCCGAGCTTTACTTCTACGACGAGGTCTTTTGGCCAGACTTCCGCCGAGAGCATTTACATGAGGCCATTTTGTCGTTTCAACAACGAGAAAGACGTTTTGGTAAAACCAGTGAACAGATTGTGACCGAAGCGAAATAA